CGGCGGCAGTGCAACAGATCGTGCCTGCGTGTTTTTTGCCCTAAACGATCATCCAGATCTTGTGTTGGACTGTTGGTACGAGGGTCGGAGGAGCAGTAGAAGCGGCCTTGTTTTCCTGGTTTTTGATGCGTGCCTAGaccggagagaaaaagaaaacgaaaGGTGGGGTTCGCTCGGGAAATCCGGTGGGGAGGAGAAGTAAGGCCTGGTGGCTGCTAAGGAGGTGCTCGCCGGCGAGCGGGCTCCGGCGGCCGCCTAGCGCGCGGAGTTGGATCGGGGCGCATCCCCGCGGCCGTGGTTGTACTCGCTACGCCGCCTGCCCAAAAGAACCGGTGCTCCCCGCCGCCTGCCTCTCTTACCCATGTGAAGCTACCACTCCCTTCCTCCTCCGCCAGCCCCAAGAGTGCCCACCCCGTTGCCCGGTCGGCTGCACCAGCGCCTTGCCGGTGGCGCTCGTCGGCCCTCCCCGCCGGCCCCGCGCCGTGCCCGTCGTCTCCTCAATCTGTTGTCAGGGGACATGCCAGCGCCCTCCCAGTGGCCCTCGCCGGCCCTCCCCGCCGTCCCCGTGTCGTATCCGCCATCTCCCCAATCCGCAGCTAGAGGACACGCCAAGAAGCTTCAGTCATGAGGCCGTCGCGCCGGAGGTCTTCCATCTCAGATTTGTTTTCTTTACGGTATTTCCTCAGTGATGTGATGCTTCAACTTTTCTTCCAGTGCTTCTCAAATTGATGTAACCAAGAGTATGTCGTGGATCACCATTTTAGATTCTGAAATTTATTGTCATCTACCCGTCGTTCTgaacttcatttgtcatttttcagcGATGCACATTTTTACTGTCAGGTTTATAGTCATCAAGCAGTCCTAAATTTTAAGGTTATATCAACATTTATATTCCTGATTACAGGGTGTTGTCAAGAATTTCATCATGGCCACTGCTTTCCCACCGAGGTATTTGCCGCACGCAGCCATGCACAAGTGTCGTCACTTGCATCTCCTCTGTGCGTTCCCGTCACTCCATGCTGCACGAGGCTGCAGTCACCACACCCTTGAGTAGGTAATTCATCAATTGATAGTTTTTGTCCCTGCCGTGACTTGCATCTTTCTACCTTGCTTCAAATTTAATTTGATTGAATGTCAAATAAAGATCAACTTTATCTCTGATTGATTCATGGAAGTGCAAGCTGAATTATATTCAGGATATTCTGATTATTACTTCCAAGTTATATTCTAACACAATGTCTTTGGTTTAACAACTTGCAAGTGTTTCTTGTACTGATGTTAACCTCATAAAAAAGACTCCCAGGTGGACATCTGCTATAAATAATCAGGTACTTCTTTCTCATTATCAAATTCGAATGCTCAGTGAAACTATCCAATGGATGGACTGGTTGTTTAACACTGAATCATCAACACTTTATTCTCATCTTATCTCCTCTTCCATTCACTGAAACATCTGCAGTGCACGCTTGTTACTTCTTTGACTGCTTGAACATAAATATTGAGAAAACTCAATTTTCTATGGGCATGAATAATCTTTCGATTCATACATAAAATCAAAATGTGGTTCCAGTTCCAGGAGGTATGGCATGATTTCTCTGCTGGCGTGTGTGTGTGTTGCTTGTTTGTCTGTTGCCGGCTGGATTGCACAGCGGCGATGCCGGGAGCCGGGGGTCATTGGAAAAGTGAGATGCCGACGTCACTCAAAACGATCCTTGCATGGTATTGACAGAATCATCCACAAATTATTTGATGGCATTGACCCTTGCTTGGCACGTGCTTGGCATTGACTGAATCCTACATTGGCGAGCTTGTATCCCGACCAACCTCTTTGTCTTCATTCTTTTTTAGAAGCTAACTCACTTGGTTTGTGCGCTCCAATTTGCATATAGAGAGGTTCAGATGTCTGGCCAGCTAGGCACTGCCTATTTCTCTAAACCTGAAAATTCAAAAATCACTTTAGTTTTCACTAACACAGCTAGGGCCAACACCTGCTATCAAAAGAGCCTCAACAGTGGACGGGGTGGCGGAGTAGTCACGTACCAACAATACAGTAACTGCTAGCTATACTTCTGGAGCAAATTCTTTGTCGTAGTCATCAGGCCGCAGATGGCGTTGCCGGGATACACGCCCACCAAGGTCTCCGGCCATATAGGCCCGTGAGGGATCCAGGGTGTTGCTCTATGCAGCATCATGACCACAATGGTGACTTtgttttgaaaatactatttgaaTGGCATCACAACATTGAGTACATATTTTTTTTCAACAGTTGCTTTATTTTTATACCATGTGAATCTCCCTGGGTTAGCGCTTGAGACGTGCGTTACACACGGTTAATTTTTCACGATTTATTGTTGTTGCTATTTCCCACGAGGTACTTGATAAAAAGTGTTCGGCGTGTGGTGCTCTTCAATGACTTGTTCTCTTTTGAAGAGCAAGCAGTAGAGCATGAGAGTGCCGTGATCCTCCAAATTCCTGCTCGCTTCTATACCCGTATATCTGTTATTTTTGATTGATTTTATTCCCTTGAATGCTACATAAGAGGTGTCTTTGCAGAGCTTAAGAACAATTTATTTGGTTGGAGCTAACTAATACTGTATTGCAAAGGGCCAGACAGCCAACCAACTACAAATGGACTGCCCGAATTTATCCATGTGTTGGAATAGATGATATTTGATGATTTGAACCTTGCAACGGTAGGGTTTCCACATGTATCTACCTCAATTTATTTGAAGATACTTGTTGAAAGATATTTCTAATACTTTAGTGCATGTGATATATTATTTTAGATAGTAGTACTACTTTAATGTGGTGTGTTACATT
The DNA window shown above is from Triticum aestivum cultivar Chinese Spring unplaced genomic scaffold, IWGSC CS RefSeq v2.1 scaffold171083, whole genome shotgun sequence and carries:
- the LOC123172815 gene encoding uncharacterized protein isoform X1, with translation MRPSRRRSSISDLFSLRVLSRISSWPLLSHRGICRTQPCTSVVTCISSVRSRHSMLHEAAVTTPLSSVSCTDVNLIKKTPRWTSAINNQGQTANQLQMDCPNLSMCWNR
- the LOC123172815 gene encoding uncharacterized protein isoform X3, which codes for MRPSRRRSSISDLFSLRVLSRISSWPLLSHRGICRTQPCTSVVTCISSVRSRHSMLHEAAVTTPLSSVSCTDVNLIKKTPRWTSAINNQSLRTIYLVGAN
- the LOC123172815 gene encoding uncharacterized protein isoform X2, whose amino-acid sequence is MRPSRRRSSISDLFSLRVLSRISSWPLLSHRGICRTQPCTSVVTCISSVRSRHSMLHEAAVTTPLSSVSCTDVNLIKKTPRWTSAINNQGCETSACSVHKQGVQGQN